One Streptomyces coeruleorubidus DNA segment encodes these proteins:
- a CDS encoding DEAD/DEAH box helicase, translated as MTTTAGTSSASHHLSPAFPGRAPWGTASKLRAWQQGAMEKYIQEQPRDFLAVATPGAGKTTFALTLASWLLHHHVVQQVTVVAPTEHLKKQWAEAAARIGIKLDPEYSAGPLGREYHGVAVTYAGVGVRPMLHRNRVEQRKTLVILDEIHHAGDSKSWGEACLEAFEPATRRLALTGTPFRSDTNPIPFVTYEEGNDGIRRSAADYTYGYGNALADNVVRPVIFLSYSGNMRWRTKAGDEVAARLGEPMTKDAISQAWRTALDPRGEWMPAVLRAADQRLTEVRKAIPDAGALVIASDQDSARAYAKLIREITGSKATLVLSDDAGASERIDEFSANTDRWMVAVRMVSEGVDVPRLAVGVYATTISTPLFFAQAVGRFVRSRRRGETASVFLPTVPDLLSFANEMERERDHVLDKPKKEGEEDPYAESEKEMEEANKEQDEDTGEQDMLPFEALESDAVFDRVMYNGAEFGMQAHPGSEEEQDYLGIPGLLEPDQVQLLLQKRQARQIAHSRKKPDEEADLLELPAERRPVVSHKEMMELRRQLNTMVGAYVHQSGKPHGVIHTELRRVCGGPPAAEATAGQLRQRIAKVQEWATRMK; from the coding sequence GTGACTACCACCGCCGGCACCAGCTCTGCCTCGCACCACCTGTCCCCGGCGTTCCCCGGCCGGGCCCCCTGGGGTACCGCCAGCAAGCTGCGCGCCTGGCAGCAGGGCGCGATGGAGAAGTACATCCAGGAGCAGCCGCGGGACTTCCTGGCGGTCGCCACCCCCGGCGCCGGCAAGACGACCTTCGCGCTGACGCTGGCGTCCTGGCTGCTGCACCACCACGTCGTGCAGCAGGTCACCGTCGTGGCCCCGACCGAGCATCTGAAGAAGCAGTGGGCCGAGGCCGCGGCCCGGATAGGCATCAAGCTCGACCCGGAGTACAGCGCCGGGCCGCTCGGCCGGGAGTACCACGGCGTCGCCGTGACGTACGCGGGTGTCGGTGTGCGGCCGATGCTCCACCGGAACCGTGTGGAGCAGCGCAAGACCCTCGTCATCCTCGACGAGATCCACCACGCCGGTGACAGCAAGTCCTGGGGCGAGGCCTGCCTGGAGGCCTTCGAGCCCGCCACCCGCCGGCTCGCACTCACCGGTACGCCCTTCCGGTCCGACACCAACCCCATCCCCTTCGTGACGTACGAGGAGGGGAACGACGGCATCCGTCGGTCCGCCGCCGACTACACCTACGGGTACGGCAACGCCCTCGCCGACAACGTCGTCCGGCCCGTCATCTTCCTCTCCTACAGCGGCAACATGCGCTGGCGCACCAAGGCCGGTGACGAGGTCGCCGCGCGGCTCGGCGAGCCCATGACCAAGGACGCCATCAGCCAGGCCTGGCGGACCGCCCTCGATCCGCGCGGTGAGTGGATGCCCGCCGTGCTGCGCGCCGCCGACCAGCGGCTGACCGAGGTGCGCAAGGCCATCCCGGACGCCGGCGCGCTCGTCATCGCCTCCGACCAGGACTCGGCGCGTGCGTACGCCAAGCTGATCCGCGAGATCACGGGCAGCAAGGCGACCCTCGTACTGTCCGACGACGCCGGCGCCTCCGAGCGGATCGACGAGTTCAGCGCGAACACCGACCGGTGGATGGTCGCCGTGCGGATGGTGTCCGAGGGCGTCGACGTGCCGCGGCTCGCGGTGGGTGTGTACGCGACGACCATCTCGACGCCGCTGTTCTTCGCGCAGGCCGTCGGCCGTTTCGTACGGTCCCGGCGGCGCGGCGAGACGGCCTCCGTGTTCCTGCCGACCGTGCCCGACCTGCTCTCCTTCGCCAACGAGATGGAGCGCGAGCGCGACCACGTCCTCGACAAGCCCAAGAAGGAGGGCGAGGAGGACCCGTACGCCGAATCCGAGAAGGAGATGGAGGAGGCGAACAAGGAGCAGGACGAGGACACCGGCGAGCAGGACATGCTGCCCTTCGAGGCGCTGGAGTCCGACGCGGTCTTCGACCGGGTCATGTACAACGGCGCCGAGTTCGGCATGCAGGCCCACCCGGGGAGCGAGGAGGAGCAGGACTACCTCGGCATTCCCGGGCTGCTGGAGCCCGACCAGGTCCAGCTGCTGCTGCAGAAGCGGCAGGCCCGGCAGATCGCGCACAGCCGCAAGAAGCCGGACGAGGAGGCCGACCTGCTCGAACTGCCCGCCGAGCGGCGGCCGGTCGTCTCGCACAAGGAGATGATGGAGCTGCGGCGGCAGCTCAACACGATGGTCGGCGCGTACGTCCACCAGAGCGGCAAGCCGCACGGCGTGATCCACACGGAGCTGCGGCGCGTGTGCGGGGGGCCTCCGGCGGCGGAGGCGACGGCGGGGCAGCTGCGGCAGCGGATCGCCAAGGTCCAGGAGTGGGCTACGCGGATGAAGTGA
- a CDS encoding Fic family protein, which translates to MTGHLTVAEVGTIARIAFGGHDPEVGRPGCPSPPCTARAPACSARRAASEDPHEQAAALPHALATHHPLVDGNERTAGPAAATLFGVNGVDLTGCDRDTAYGLVIDVASADESDICLISERLLRL; encoded by the coding sequence ATGACCGGGCACCTCACCGTCGCGGAGGTCGGGACGATCGCCCGGATCGCCTTCGGCGGGCATGACCCGGAGGTCGGGAGGCCAGGCTGTCCGTCTCCGCCGTGCACCGCCCGCGCGCCCGCGTGTTCGGCACGGCGGGCGGCCTCCGAGGACCCGCACGAGCAGGCGGCCGCGCTGCCGCATGCCCTCGCGACGCACCACCCCCTCGTCGACGGGAACGAGCGCACGGCCGGGCCGGCCGCCGCGACCCTCTTCGGGGTCAACGGCGTCGACCTCACGGGCTGCGACCGGGACACCGCGTACGGCCTGGTCATCGATGTCGCCTCCGCGGACGAGAGCGACATCTGCCTCATCTCCGAGCGCCTGCTGCGGCTGTGA
- a CDS encoding MFS transporter, with product MTVPKPRDADVVDADDLPSEPAVDETVLGRAYRALSFGIVSVVLLIAFEATAVGTAMPVAARELDGVSLYAFAFSGYFTTSLFAMVLSGQWSDRRGPLGPLTTGIASFGAGLLLSGTAGAMWVFILGRAVQGFGGGLVIVALYVVVGRAYPERLRPAIMAAFAASWILPSIVGPLAAGTVTEQLGWRWVFIGIPVLVVFPLALALPQIRRRASGPVPAAAPDSQSASAGRPPSPNRRRIRLALAISLGAGLLQYAAQDLRPLSLLPGAVGLALLVPAVLGLLPRGTYRASRGLPSVVLLRGVAAGSFIAAESFVPLMLVTQRGLSPTLAGFSLAAGGGTWALGSWVQSRPRFEPNRERLTTLGMLLVAAAIATAPSVLIDSVPVWTLAVVWAFGCFGMGLVISSTSVLLLKLSAPEEAGTNSAALQISDGLSNVVLLSAGGAAFAALGGGTVTHTSTDTTGSHPAAFTAVFLPMAAVALVGAWVTTRVRER from the coding sequence ATGACCGTCCCGAAGCCACGTGACGCAGATGTCGTGGATGCCGATGACCTGCCCTCCGAGCCCGCAGTGGACGAGACCGTGCTGGGGCGGGCGTACCGGGCGCTGAGCTTCGGGATCGTCTCCGTTGTGCTGCTCATCGCGTTCGAGGCGACGGCGGTCGGTACGGCGATGCCCGTCGCCGCGCGGGAGTTGGACGGGGTGTCGCTGTACGCGTTCGCGTTCTCCGGGTACTTCACGACCAGCCTGTTCGCGATGGTGCTCTCCGGGCAGTGGTCGGACCGGCGCGGGCCCCTCGGGCCGTTGACGACGGGCATCGCCTCCTTCGGGGCCGGGCTGTTGCTGTCGGGGACCGCCGGGGCGATGTGGGTGTTCATCCTGGGGCGGGCCGTACAGGGGTTCGGCGGCGGGCTGGTGATCGTCGCGCTCTATGTCGTCGTCGGGCGGGCGTATCCGGAGCGGCTGCGGCCGGCCATCATGGCCGCGTTCGCCGCGAGCTGGATCCTGCCGTCGATCGTCGGCCCGCTCGCCGCCGGCACGGTGACCGAGCAGCTCGGGTGGCGGTGGGTGTTCATCGGGATACCCGTGCTCGTCGTCTTTCCGCTCGCGCTCGCACTGCCGCAGATACGGCGCCGCGCGTCCGGACCGGTGCCGGCGGCCGCGCCGGACTCGCAGTCCGCCTCTGCCGGCCGACCTCCCTCCCCCAACCGCCGCCGCATCCGCCTGGCCCTGGCCATCTCCCTCGGCGCCGGCCTTCTCCAGTACGCCGCCCAGGACTTACGCCCGCTCTCGCTCCTGCCGGGCGCGGTCGGACTGGCCCTGCTGGTGCCCGCCGTGCTCGGGCTGCTCCCGCGCGGCACCTACCGGGCCTCCCGCGGGCTGCCCTCCGTCGTGCTGCTGCGCGGCGTCGCCGCGGGGTCCTTCATCGCCGCGGAATCCTTCGTGCCGCTGATGCTGGTGACGCAGCGCGGGCTCAGTCCGACGCTGGCCGGGTTCTCGCTCGCCGCGGGCGGCGGGACGTGGGCGCTGGGCTCGTGGGTGCAGTCGCGGCCGCGGTTCGAGCCGAACCGGGAGCGGCTGACGACCCTCGGCATGCTGCTGGTGGCGGCGGCCATCGCCACCGCACCGAGTGTGCTGATCGACTCCGTGCCCGTCTGGACCCTGGCCGTCGTCTGGGCCTTCGGCTGCTTCGGCATGGGCCTCGTCATCTCCTCCACGAGCGTGCTCCTGCTCAAGCTCTCCGCCCCCGAGGAAGCCGGCACCAACTCCGCCGCCCTCCAGATCTCCGACGGCCTCTCCAACGTCGTCCTGCTCTCCGCCGGAGGCGCCGCCTTCGCCGCCCTCGGCGGTGGCACGGTCACCCACACCAGCACCGACACCACCGGCTCCCACCCGGCCGCGTTCACCGCGGTGTTCCTGCCGATGGCGGCGGTGGCGCTGGTGGGGGCGTGGGTGACCACGCGGGTGCGGGAGCGGTGA
- a CDS encoding dihydrofolate reductase family protein, with protein sequence MTERTGRVICDITISADGYSAGLDQTEERPFGDDGGDGTGDKLHAWMFDTPDENRAEIDQLAAAGAFIMGRNMFGPVRGEWDRQWNGWWGDNPPFHAPVFVLTHHPREPQPMDGGTTYHFVTDGIASALARARAAVGDDDVLVLGGATTINQYLTAGLIDELRLHIVPFTLGAGTRLFEDVPPLKLEQVKSRPATQVTHLTYRVLS encoded by the coding sequence ATGACCGAACGAACGGGCAGGGTGATCTGCGACATCACGATCTCGGCCGACGGCTACTCGGCCGGGCTCGACCAGACCGAGGAACGCCCGTTCGGCGACGACGGCGGCGACGGCACGGGCGACAAGCTGCACGCCTGGATGTTCGACACCCCCGACGAGAACCGGGCCGAGATCGACCAGTTGGCCGCCGCCGGAGCATTCATCATGGGCCGCAACATGTTCGGCCCCGTGCGCGGCGAGTGGGACCGCCAGTGGAACGGCTGGTGGGGCGACAATCCGCCGTTCCACGCGCCGGTGTTCGTGCTCACCCACCACCCGCGCGAGCCGCAGCCGATGGACGGCGGCACCACGTACCACTTCGTCACCGACGGAATCGCGTCGGCACTGGCCCGGGCCCGGGCCGCGGTCGGCGACGACGACGTCCTGGTCCTCGGCGGCGCGACCACCATCAACCAGTACCTCACCGCCGGCCTGATCGACGAGCTGCGGCTGCACATCGTGCCGTTCACACTCGGCGCCGGCACGCGCCTGTTCGAGGACGTCCCACCGCTCAAACTGGAACAGGTGAAGTCCCGCCCGGCGACCCAGGTCACACACCTGACCTACCGCGTGCTGTCCTGA
- a CDS encoding DUF6083 domain-containing protein: MGDTGESSIIPLPDPDGHRQRPSDAPQPWEKTDRAQAAMEGATGPEPPAPPVCPNCGLVGDRRVTYYGWHVLLEPDMPVPAHLVPAWHRWYVDSGGTAWNSREEEPAPGAVCRVPHRIACPGLRLEEVGLWRWLDAVRAENARRARRKAEQAAGPEALPDAG, translated from the coding sequence ATGGGGGATACAGGCGAGTCGAGCATCATCCCGTTACCCGACCCCGACGGACACCGGCAGCGGCCATCGGACGCGCCGCAGCCGTGGGAGAAGACCGACCGGGCCCAGGCCGCGATGGAAGGCGCCACCGGGCCCGAGCCGCCCGCTCCACCCGTCTGCCCGAACTGCGGGCTTGTCGGTGATCGGCGTGTCACCTACTACGGCTGGCACGTCCTCCTCGAACCGGACATGCCGGTGCCCGCGCACCTGGTGCCCGCCTGGCACCGCTGGTACGTGGACTCGGGCGGGACCGCGTGGAACAGCCGCGAGGAAGAGCCCGCGCCCGGTGCCGTGTGCCGCGTACCGCACCGGATCGCCTGTCCCGGGCTGCGGCTCGAGGAAGTCGGCCTGTGGCGGTGGCTGGACGCCGTACGGGCGGAGAACGCGCGCCGGGCGCGGCGAAAGGCAGAGCAGGCGGCCGGTCCGGAAGCGCTTCCCGATGCCGGCTAG
- a CDS encoding alpha/beta fold hydrolase, whose product MTSSDDSTERHCTVRHDGVTIPVFRGGRGRRPLVLCPGLNCTQADLHELIELLRCEYDVVTFDLRGHGLTSAAERYCFDAFLGDLRAVMAKTGLPSPSLLVGYSLGADLAVHYAAEYPDSIAGLVLIDGANPLPEPFITDVDLAEFRAMADDLASERGGGAARQVSLTARDILDLNLEMDVVRSGILDLYRKIDLPIRMIMSAAIAGDSGGGRASRHNRLWRAGIERLVRERPDVSTSWLDADHRLVFTHAPAIAEIIRSGHRPVGGPAC is encoded by the coding sequence ATGACTTCATCAGACGACAGCACCGAGCGGCACTGCACCGTTCGGCACGACGGTGTCACCATCCCCGTGTTCCGTGGCGGCCGGGGACGACGGCCCCTGGTCCTCTGCCCGGGGCTGAACTGCACGCAGGCCGATCTGCACGAGCTGATCGAGTTGCTGCGGTGCGAGTACGACGTGGTGACCTTCGATCTCCGGGGGCATGGCCTCACCTCGGCCGCCGAGCGGTACTGCTTCGACGCGTTCCTGGGTGATCTCCGTGCCGTGATGGCGAAGACCGGCCTGCCCTCACCGTCCCTGCTCGTGGGCTACTCGCTGGGCGCGGATCTGGCCGTGCACTATGCGGCCGAATATCCGGACAGTATCGCCGGACTCGTTCTCATCGACGGGGCGAACCCGCTGCCCGAGCCGTTCATCACGGACGTCGACCTGGCGGAGTTCCGGGCGATGGCGGACGATCTGGCGAGCGAGAGGGGCGGGGGTGCCGCGCGTCAGGTGTCGCTCACCGCACGGGACATCCTCGACCTGAATCTTGAGATGGATGTCGTCCGGTCCGGGATCCTCGACCTCTATCGGAAGATCGACCTTCCGATCCGCATGATCATGTCCGCCGCGATCGCCGGCGACAGCGGCGGCGGGCGTGCCTCTCGGCACAACAGGCTCTGGCGTGCCGGCATCGAGCGGCTGGTGCGCGAGCGGCCGGACGTCTCCACCTCCTGGCTCGACGCCGACCACCGGCTGGTCTTCACCCACGCCCCCGCCATCGCCGAGATCATCCGGAGCGGACACCGGCCGGTCGGCGGGCCGGCCTGCTGA
- a CDS encoding MerR family transcriptional regulator — MLTIGELAAYAGVTVRTVRHYHARGLLPEPERDHSGYRRYDGGAVVELIRIRTLAEAGVPLARVRELLQADDEKFATAVADIDRRLEAEIRQRQRHRERIARLASGESLALPAEVVGILDRLRALGVDERIVRAERDGWIPLAARSPERVAEWVARKQERIADPEFADFYVALSAALECGDDDPQLAELADRVAAYLTKLADERGEEYVGEPAGIEPVLAELMDRLVFDTVPSARRLIELLKQRGWAGWTTLRRVDPAPVAPAPTAPRPPRPGTCPSSSGGPICPP, encoded by the coding sequence ATGCTGACCATCGGCGAGCTGGCGGCGTATGCCGGAGTGACCGTGCGCACGGTGCGGCACTACCACGCCAGGGGACTGCTGCCGGAGCCCGAGCGGGACCACTCCGGTTATCGGCGGTACGACGGCGGCGCCGTCGTGGAGCTGATCAGGATCCGGACTCTCGCCGAGGCCGGGGTTCCGCTGGCGCGCGTGCGGGAGCTGCTCCAGGCCGATGACGAGAAGTTCGCCACTGCCGTCGCGGACATCGACAGGCGGCTGGAGGCGGAGATCCGGCAGCGGCAGCGGCATCGTGAGCGGATCGCTCGCCTCGCCTCCGGGGAGAGTCTGGCCCTGCCCGCGGAGGTGGTCGGGATCCTCGACCGACTGCGGGCGCTCGGCGTCGACGAGCGGATCGTCCGGGCCGAGCGCGACGGCTGGATCCCGCTGGCCGCGCGCTCGCCCGAGCGCGTGGCGGAGTGGGTCGCGCGCAAGCAGGAGCGGATCGCCGATCCGGAGTTCGCCGATTTCTATGTCGCTTTGAGTGCGGCTCTCGAGTGCGGCGACGACGACCCGCAGCTCGCCGAGCTGGCCGACCGGGTGGCCGCCTACCTCACGAAACTGGCCGACGAGCGGGGCGAGGAGTACGTCGGCGAACCGGCCGGCATCGAACCGGTGCTCGCCGAGTTGATGGACAGGCTCGTCTTCGACACCGTGCCCTCCGCCCGTCGGCTCATCGAGCTGCTGAAACAGCGGGGGTGGGCTGGCTGGACCACACTCCGGCGCGTGGATCCGGCTCCTGTGGCACCCGCTCCTACAGCACCCCGCCCGCCTCGTCCTGGAACGTGTCCGTCCAGTAGTGGCGGCCCGATCTGCCCGCCGTGA
- a CDS encoding SUKH-4 family immunity protein yields MSTTDAGSAVITLTESELDPWVTHASTRHWLTGPGLPGDSGVLSFAELGREGLRRVADSTGGPQDRLSAELREQLVIGGLLGPAGLETESVLLDGATGEISTTYFLHDRPDLMDRRPLAPSLRTLVRFAEATDELAGLRGQFASYAGRFGPKAVAQASQHLLAVFRDGTDGEPAPFWKMAALIRPLSLVAGRGGASGLSLDLPHRLLDQEFGPGKVARFEDVDFPATLTHEPTRRFLREVGLPEDAYVFSLDTDVPLATLAEYHADTDGPVELPSGAHRLIRLGHLVEDNSLVVDGATGAVLNWSEPEATLYPLNTDVSTLAFTLWLLHRERAIDAQSDHELTTDTYDQLAMTMLQVLSAVDPTGVTAGRSGRHYWTDTFQDEAGGVL; encoded by the coding sequence ATGAGTACGACCGACGCCGGTTCCGCGGTGATCACCCTGACCGAGTCCGAGCTGGATCCGTGGGTGACGCACGCGTCGACGCGACACTGGCTGACCGGGCCCGGACTGCCGGGTGACAGCGGTGTGCTGAGCTTCGCCGAGCTGGGCCGGGAGGGTCTGCGCAGGGTGGCGGACTCGACGGGCGGCCCGCAGGACCGGCTGTCGGCGGAGCTGCGCGAGCAGCTCGTGATCGGCGGACTGCTCGGCCCCGCAGGCCTGGAGACGGAATCGGTCCTGCTGGACGGCGCGACGGGCGAGATCTCGACGACGTACTTCCTGCACGACCGTCCCGACCTGATGGACCGCCGCCCCCTGGCGCCCTCGCTGCGGACGCTGGTGCGCTTCGCCGAGGCGACGGACGAACTGGCGGGCCTGCGCGGCCAGTTCGCCTCCTACGCGGGCCGCTTCGGCCCGAAGGCGGTGGCGCAGGCGTCCCAGCACCTGCTGGCGGTGTTCCGGGACGGGACGGACGGCGAACCGGCCCCGTTCTGGAAGATGGCGGCCCTGATCCGCCCCCTGTCCCTGGTCGCGGGCCGGGGCGGCGCATCCGGCCTGTCCCTGGACCTCCCGCACCGCCTCCTGGACCAGGAGTTCGGCCCCGGCAAGGTGGCCCGCTTCGAGGACGTCGACTTCCCCGCGACCCTCACGCACGAGCCGACCCGCCGCTTCCTGCGCGAGGTGGGCCTGCCGGAGGACGCCTACGTCTTCTCCCTGGACACGGACGTCCCGCTGGCGACGCTGGCGGAGTACCACGCCGACACGGACGGCCCGGTGGAGCTCCCCTCCGGCGCCCACCGCCTGATACGCCTCGGCCACCTCGTCGAGGACAACAGCCTGGTCGTCGACGGCGCGACGGGCGCGGTCCTGAACTGGAGCGAGCCCGAGGCGACGCTGTACCCGCTCAACACGGACGTGTCGACCCTGGCCTTCACCCTCTGGCTGCTGCACCGCGAGCGCGCGATCGACGCCCAGTCGGACCACGAGCTGACGACCGACACCTACGACCAGTTGGCCATGACGATGCTCCAGGTCCTGTCGGCGGTCGACCCGACGGGCGTCACGGCGGGCAGATCGGGCCGCCACTACTGGACGGACACGTTCCAGGACGAGGCGGGCGGGGTGCTGTAG
- a CDS encoding xanthine dehydrogenase family protein molybdopterin-binding subunit, whose product MSNEAATAQAAEAAPAPEPLPHGLGASLPAADARAKTEGTFPYAADLWAEGLLWAAVLRSPHPHARIVSIDTTHAREMPGVRVVVTHEDVPGSPLHGRGKADRPVFASEVVRHHGEPIAAVAADHPDTARMAAAAVIVEYEVLDPVTDPEQAFEAEPLHPDGNLIRHIPLRHGDPEAAGEIVVEGLYRIGRQDPAPIGAEAGLAVPRPDGGVELYLASTDPHADRDTAAAAFGLEPERVKVVVTGVPGATADREDQGFQLPLGLLALRTGCPVKLAATREESFLGHVHRHPTLLRYRHHADGEGRLVKVEAQILLDAGAYADTSADALAAAVAFACGPYVVPNAFIEGWAVRTNNPPSGHVRGEGAMQVCAAYEAQMDKIAKKLGIDPAEVRLRNAMATGDVLPTGQTVTCPAPVAELLQAVRDFPLPPLPKDTPEEEWLLPGGPEGAGEPGAVRRGVGYGVGMVHMLGAEGADEVSTATVKVHDGVATVLCAAVETGQGFTTLARQIVQETLGIDEVHVAPVDTDQPPAGAGCRGRHTWVSGGAVERAAKMVRTQLLQPLAHKFGMSTELLQITDGKITSYDGVLSTTVTEALDGKELWATAQCRPHPTEPLNEAGQGDAFVGMAFCAIRAVVDVDIELGSVRVVELAVAQDVGRVLNPTQLAARIEAGVTQGVGIALTENLRTPRGLIRHPDLTGYALPTALDAPDIRIVRLVEERDVVAPFGAKAVSAVPVVTSPAAIASAVRAATGRPVNRLPIRPQAAVVTERS is encoded by the coding sequence GTGAGCAACGAAGCAGCCACCGCGCAGGCCGCGGAGGCCGCCCCCGCCCCGGAGCCGCTGCCGCACGGCCTGGGCGCATCCCTCCCGGCCGCCGACGCCCGTGCCAAGACGGAGGGCACCTTCCCGTACGCCGCCGACCTGTGGGCCGAGGGTCTGCTGTGGGCGGCCGTGCTGCGCTCACCGCACCCGCACGCGCGCATCGTCTCCATCGACACCACCCACGCGCGCGAGATGCCCGGCGTACGCGTCGTCGTCACCCACGAGGACGTCCCCGGCAGCCCGTTGCACGGCCGCGGGAAGGCCGACCGCCCGGTTTTCGCCTCCGAGGTCGTACGCCACCACGGCGAGCCCATCGCCGCCGTCGCGGCCGACCACCCGGACACCGCGCGGATGGCCGCCGCCGCCGTCATCGTCGAGTACGAGGTGCTCGACCCGGTGACCGACCCGGAGCAGGCCTTCGAGGCGGAGCCGCTGCACCCCGACGGCAACCTGATCCGGCACATCCCGCTGCGCCACGGCGACCCGGAGGCGGCCGGCGAGATCGTCGTCGAGGGCCTGTACCGCATCGGCCGCCAGGACCCCGCGCCCATCGGCGCCGAGGCGGGCCTGGCCGTACCGCGCCCGGACGGCGGGGTGGAGCTGTACCTCGCCTCCACCGACCCGCACGCCGACCGCGACACGGCCGCCGCCGCCTTCGGCCTGGAACCCGAGCGGGTCAAGGTCGTCGTCACCGGCGTCCCCGGCGCCACGGCCGACCGCGAGGACCAGGGCTTCCAGCTCCCGCTCGGCCTGCTGGCGCTGCGCACCGGCTGCCCGGTGAAACTAGCGGCCACACGCGAGGAGTCCTTCCTCGGGCACGTCCACCGGCACCCCACCCTGCTGCGCTACCGCCACCACGCCGACGGCGAGGGCAGACTCGTGAAGGTGGAGGCGCAGATCCTGCTCGACGCGGGCGCCTACGCCGACACCTCCGCCGACGCCCTGGCCGCCGCCGTCGCGTTCGCCTGCGGCCCGTACGTCGTCCCGAACGCCTTCATCGAGGGCTGGGCGGTACGCACCAACAATCCCCCGTCCGGCCACGTGCGCGGCGAGGGCGCCATGCAGGTCTGTGCCGCCTACGAGGCGCAGATGGACAAGATCGCCAAGAAGCTCGGCATCGACCCGGCCGAGGTGCGGCTGCGCAACGCCATGGCGACGGGTGATGTGCTGCCGACCGGCCAGACGGTGACCTGCCCGGCCCCGGTCGCCGAACTGCTCCAGGCCGTGCGGGACTTCCCGCTGCCGCCGCTGCCCAAGGACACGCCCGAGGAGGAGTGGCTGCTGCCCGGCGGCCCCGAGGGCGCGGGCGAACCGGGCGCGGTGCGCCGGGGCGTGGGCTACGGCGTGGGCATGGTGCACATGCTCGGCGCGGAGGGCGCGGACGAGGTCTCCACGGCGACCGTGAAGGTCCACGACGGTGTGGCGACGGTGCTGTGCGCGGCCGTCGAGACCGGCCAGGGCTTCACGACCCTGGCCCGGCAGATCGTGCAGGAGACGCTCGGCATAGACGAGGTGCACGTGGCGCCGGTCGACACCGACCAGCCCCCGGCGGGCGCGGGCTGCCGGGGCCGGCACACCTGGGTGTCGGGCGGGGCGGTGGAGCGCGCGGCCAAGATGGTCCGTACGCAGCTCCTGCAGCCGCTCGCCCACAAGTTCGGCATGTCCACGGAGCTGCTCCAGATCACCGACGGCAAGATCACCTCGTACGACGGAGTCCTCTCGACGACCGTCACCGAGGCGCTGGACGGCAAGGAACTGTGGGCCACCGCCCAGTGCCGCCCGCACCCGACCGAGCCGCTGAACGAGGCCGGCCAGGGTGACGCGTTCGTCGGCATGGCCTTCTGCGCGATCCGCGCGGTGGTGGACGTCGACATCGAGCTCGGTTCCGTACGGGTCGTGGAACTGGCCGTCGCCCAGGACGTGGGGCGGGTCCTGAACCCCACCCAGCTGGCCGCCCGGATCGAGGCGGGCGTGACCCAGGGCGTGGGCATCGCGCTGACCGAGAACCTGCGCACCCCGCGCGGCCTGATCCGCCACCCGGACCTGACCGGCTACGCCCTCCCGACGGCCCTCGACGCGCCCGACATCCGCATCGTCCGGCTGGTGGAGGAGCGGGACGTGGTCGCCCCCTTCGGGGCGAAGGCGGTCAGCGCGGTGCCGGTGGTGACGTCCCCGGCGGCCATCGCGTCCGCCGTACGGGCCGCCACGGGCCGACCCGTGAACCGGCTGCCGATCCGCCCGCAGGCCGCGGTGGTCACGGAACGGTCCTGA